A region of Emys orbicularis isolate rEmyOrb1 chromosome 20, rEmyOrb1.hap1, whole genome shotgun sequence DNA encodes the following proteins:
- the UFC1 gene encoding ubiquitin-fold modifier-conjugating enzyme 1, translating into MADEATRRVVAELPLLKTNAGPRDRELWVQRLKEEYQALIKYVENNKNADNDWFRLESNKEGTRWFGKCWYIHDLLKYEFALEFDIPVTYPSTAPEIAIPELDGKTAKMYRGGKICLTDHFKPLWARNVPKFGLAHLMALGLGPWLAVEIPDLIAKGLIEHKEK; encoded by the exons ATGGCGGACGAGGCGACCCGGCGGGTGGTGGCGGAGTTGCCGCTGCTGAAGACGAACGCGGGGCCCCGGGACCGGGAGCTGTGGGTGCAGCGGTTGAAGGAGGAATACCAGGCGCTCATCAAG TATGTGGAAAACAACAAGAACGCTGACAATGACTGGTTCAGGTTGGAGTCCAACAAGGAAGGGACGAG GTGGTTCGGGAAGTGCTGGTACATCCATGACCTGCTCAAGTATGAGTTTGCCCTCGAGTTCGAC ATTCCCGTCACTTACCCGTCCACCGCCCCCGAAATCGCCATTCCAGAGCTGGATGGGAAAACGGCCAAGATGTACAG GGGAGGGAAGATCTGCCTGACTGACCACTTCAAGCCCCTGTGGGCCAGGAACGTGCCCAAGTTCGGGCTGGCCCATCTCATGGCCCTGGGG CTGGGCCCGTGGCTGGCAGTGGAGATCCCGGACCTGATCGCCAAGGGGCTCATCGAGCACAAGGAGAAGTGA
- the APOA2 gene encoding apolipoprotein A-II: protein MKVLVLAVVLLCVCSLEGAVVKRDAETPGSSLPDVFTQYFHTVSEYLSKQLPEKAKTEELKTQAKAYLEQANEQLSPIAKQLHAEFVDLLTKLLETGKKAVQ, encoded by the exons ATGAAGGTGTTGGTCTTGGCCGTGGTGCTGCTCTGCGTGTGCAGCTTGGAAG GTGCTGTGGTGAAGCGCGACGCAGaaaccccaggctccagcctcccGGATGTCTTCACCCAGTACTTCCACACGGTGTCTGAATACTTGAGCAAGCAGTTGCCGGAGAAGGCGAAGACCGAGGAGCTAAAGACCCAGGCAAA GGCTTATCTGGAGCAGGCCAATGAGCAGCTTTCGCCTATCGCCAAGCAGCTGCACGCCGAATTCGTGGACCTCCTCACCAAGCTGCTGGAGACCGGGAAGAAGGCTGTGCAGTGA